GGTGGTTTTTGAGGGCGGCGATTCCTGCCCTCGCATTGCTGATTCTTTGCGCTGCAGCCGGCTGCGGCCGCAAGGCGAAACCGGAGCCGTTGCGGAGCGCAGTGAGGATATCGCACATCCCAATTTCGTAGGAGCCGAAAAGATGCATCATTTCGAGGCAAGGCGTGGAGAGCTGCATTGCGAGGGCGTGCCGCTGCGGAGGATCGCCGAATCCGTGGGCACCCCCGCGTACGTATACAGCCACGCTACGCTCTCCCATCATTACCGGGTTTTCGACGAGGCGTTCGGCGGGATTCCCCACATCGTGTGCTATTCCATGAAGGCGAACTCCAACGGATCGGTGATACGCACTTTCACGAACCTCGGCGGCGGTGTGGACATAGTATCGGGAGGCGAGCTCGCGCGGGCGCTGGCGGCGGGCGCCCCGCCGGCGAAGATCGTATATTCGGGGGTGGGAAAGCAGGTTTTCGAGATCGAGGAGGCGCTTCGCCGCGGCATCCTGATGTTCAACGTGGAATCGCGCGAGGAGCTGGAGACGATCGACGCGGTGGCCGGCCGGATGCGGAAGCGGGCGCCGATCGCCCTAAGGGTGAACCCGGACGTCGATCCCAGGACCCATCCGTACATATCGACGGGACTGAAAAAAAACAAGTTCGGGATCCACATCGACCAGGCGATCCGGGACTACGAATGGGCGGCACGGAGACGGCACATCGAGGTCGTCGGCGTCGATTGCCACATCGGCTCGCAGCTAACTGACGTCTCGCCGTTCGTCGACGCAGCCCGGAGGGTCCGGGCGCTTGTGGAAAAGCTGCTTGGAAAAGGGATCGGGATCCGCCTGATCGACATAGGCGGCGGTCTCGGGATCACCTACAACGACGAGCTTCCCCCGCATCCGAAGCAGTACGCGGACGCCGTAGTGCAGGCCTTTTCCGGGCTTCCCGTCACCCTCGTGCTGGAGCCGGGCAGGGTGCTCGTCGGAAATGCCGGGGTGCTGCTCACCCGCGTGCTGTACACCAAGGGCGCCGCCTCCCTCCAGGGGAACGGGAAGAAGCACTTTTTCATCGTCGACGCCGCGATGAACGACCTCGCCCGGCCCTCCCTTTACGGGTCGTACCACGCCGTCGTGGCCGTGGGGCGCGCTCCGGCGAAACGGACCGTCGCCGACGTCGTCGGGCCCATTTGCGAGTCCGGCGACTTCCTCGCAAAGGACCGGAGGCTTCCGCTCTACCGGTCGGGGGACCTCATCGCGGTCATGAGCGCCGGGGCGTACGGGTTTTCCATGTCGTCCAATTACAATTCCCGGCCCCGGGCGGCCGAGGTGATGGTATCGGGCACGAAGTTCGAAGTGGTCCGTGAAAGGGAGCCCGCCCGGGACCTCGCGAAGGGCGAAAGAACGGCGTCTTTCCTGGCGGGACGCGGGAAACCGAAGGGGCGGCTTTTGTAGGCATGCCGAGCCCGGCGAATCTGTTAGAATGCCGGAATCGTTTTTCGGAGAGACGGACACGATGAAAAAAGAGATACCGTTTTCGAAACTCAACGGCAGCGGGAACGATTTCCTGGTGATCGACAACCGCGACGGGATCATGCGCGGGATCGACCTTACCGCGTTCGTTCCGAAGGTCTGCGACCGCTCCCGTTCTCTCGGGGCCGACGGCGTGATCTGCATCGAGAAGTCGCGCCGCGCCGATTTCCGCTGGCGGTTCTTCAACGCCGACGGCTCCCGCGCCGAGATGTGCGGCAACGGTGGCCGTTGCGCCGCCCGCTTCGCCGTGGAGAGGAAGATCGCGGGCGAATCGCTCTCTTTCGAGACGGACGCCGGCCTCGTACGGGCGGATGTTTCCGGGCGGCGTGTCAAGCTCCAGATGACGAAGCCTCACGGTCTCGCATTGTCGCAGCGTCTCACGCTGGGCGGGAAGAAGATCGAATACTCGTTCCTCGATACCGGCGTTCCCCACGCGGTCCTGTTCGTGCCCGAGCTGGAAAAGATCGATCTTATGGGGACCGGAAGAGGAGTCCGAACCCATCGGGCCTTCGCCCCCCGCGGGACAAACGTGAACTTCGTCCAGGTGAAGAAGGGGGAAGTGCGGGTCCGCACCTACGAGCGCGGCGTGGAGGGTGAAACGCTCGCGTGCGGGACGGGCGCGGTGGCGACGGGGATACTTTGCGCGCTGCACGGCCGCGCGACGCCTCCCGTGCCGGTCCATACCCGCGGCGGCGAGGTGCTGACGATCCATTTCGATGCGGAGAAGGAGGGATTCGGGGAGGTCTGCCTTGAGGGGGACACCTCGTGGTCCTGCGACGGAATCATGTACAGGGAAGCCTATCGGTATTAGGCGAAGGAGGGGAGACGAGATGTTTCACGGGGCCATCGTTGCGACGGTAACGCCGTTCCTGAACGGGAAGGTCGACAGGAAGTCGCTCAGGAAACTGGTGGAGTTCCAGATCAGGAACGGCACGGACGGAATAGTTCCGTGCGGCACCACCGGGGAATCCGCGACCCTTTCGCACGACGAGCACAGGGCGGTCATAGACATCGTGGTTGAGTCAGCCGGCGGCCGGGTGCCCGTGATCGCGGGAACGGGTTCGAACAACACGAAGGAAGCGATCGAACTGACCCGCTACGCGAAGAAGGCCGGCGCCGACGCCGCGCTCGTAATAACCCCGTATTACAACAAGCCCACGCAGGAGGGACTCTACCGCCACTTCCGCGCGGTCGCGGAATCGGCCGATATCCCGCTGGTCCTCTATAACGTGCCGGGACGCACCGGTGTGAACATGGCGGCGGAAACGGTCGCGAGGCTTGCCGAAGTGAAGAACATCGTGGGGGTGAAGGAGGCGTCCGGGAACCTGGGGCAGGTGTGCGACATCCTCAGGTCGACTCCCAGGAAATTCTGCCTTCTCTCCGGGGACGACGGTCTCTTCTTCCCGATGATGGCGCTCGGCGCGAAGGGAGTGATCTCGGTCGCGTCGAACGTGGCGCCCAAGTCCATGGCGGACCTCTACGACGCGTTCGTCCTGGGGGAGGTCTCGCGCGCACGCGAGATCCATTACCGCCTCTGGCCGTTGTTCCACGTCCTGTTCATCGAGACGAATCCGATTCCCGCGAAAACGGCCCTCGCGATGATGAAGATGATCGGCGAG
This genomic window from Deltaproteobacteria bacterium contains:
- a CDS encoding diaminopimelate epimerase, translated to MKKEIPFSKLNGSGNDFLVIDNRDGIMRGIDLTAFVPKVCDRSRSLGADGVICIEKSRRADFRWRFFNADGSRAEMCGNGGRCAARFAVERKIAGESLSFETDAGLVRADVSGRRVKLQMTKPHGLALSQRLTLGGKKIEYSFLDTGVPHAVLFVPELEKIDLMGTGRGVRTHRAFAPRGTNVNFVQVKKGEVRVRTYERGVEGETLACGTGAVATGILCALHGRATPPVPVHTRGGEVLTIHFDAEKEGFGEVCLEGDTSWSCDGIMYREAYRY
- a CDS encoding 4-hydroxy-tetrahydrodipicolinate synthase yields the protein MFHGAIVATVTPFLNGKVDRKSLRKLVEFQIRNGTDGIVPCGTTGESATLSHDEHRAVIDIVVESAGGRVPVIAGTGSNNTKEAIELTRYAKKAGADAALVITPYYNKPTQEGLYRHFRAVAESADIPLVLYNVPGRTGVNMAAETVARLAEVKNIVGVKEASGNLGQVCDILRSTPRKFCLLSGDDGLFFPMMALGAKGVISVASNVAPKSMADLYDAFVLGEVSRAREIHYRLWPLFHVLFIETNPIPAKTALAMMKMIGEEFRLPLCPMSDGGRKKLASVLSDLRLV
- the lysA gene encoding diaminopimelate decarboxylase codes for the protein MHHFEARRGELHCEGVPLRRIAESVGTPAYVYSHATLSHHYRVFDEAFGGIPHIVCYSMKANSNGSVIRTFTNLGGGVDIVSGGELARALAAGAPPAKIVYSGVGKQVFEIEEALRRGILMFNVESREELETIDAVAGRMRKRAPIALRVNPDVDPRTHPYISTGLKKNKFGIHIDQAIRDYEWAARRRHIEVVGVDCHIGSQLTDVSPFVDAARRVRALVEKLLGKGIGIRLIDIGGGLGITYNDELPPHPKQYADAVVQAFSGLPVTLVLEPGRVLVGNAGVLLTRVLYTKGAASLQGNGKKHFFIVDAAMNDLARPSLYGSYHAVVAVGRAPAKRTVADVVGPICESGDFLAKDRRLPLYRSGDLIAVMSAGAYGFSMSSNYNSRPRAAEVMVSGTKFEVVREREPARDLAKGERTASFLAGRGKPKGRLL